A single region of the Betta splendens chromosome 12, fBetSpl5.4, whole genome shotgun sequence genome encodes:
- the LOC114867144 gene encoding transmembrane protein 150C-like isoform X1 → MLHPWDRVDTMCNLSPWALLPLFSSGFTAAGFWLVCYLRPPGLSFPPFLADAAMFAPSSCIFSAVMNVSAFLLFAVVFLRYCQLKYRADVHCLNMSGVVVFSFSFLGMLITGNIPFAVDEILPNNGSYMTFFAGLLYCWMQTIMTLKVNLKKEGKMVGLLRVLLSTAITVCLTFYIYLMFHYSYEYDYLTPRFQWAVIMLYLVFFSTFAIEFRHYRFSIECTENSGDLLTKEEFIATVSEKVPLQDH, encoded by the exons ATGCTTCACCCGTGGGATCGCGTAGACACAATGTGCAACCTCAGCCCGTGGGCTCTGCTGCCTCTCTTCAGCTCTGGGTTCACAGCTGCTGGATTCTGGCTGGT ATGCTATTTGCGTCCCCCTGGGTTGAGCTTTCCTCCATTCCTTGC ggaCGCAGCCATGTTTGCACCATCCAGCTGCATCTTCAGCGCTGTCATGAACGTGTCCGCTTTTCTGT tGTTCGCCGTCGTCTTCCTCAGATACTGTCAACTGAAATACAGAGCAGATGTTCATTGCCTGAACATGAGCGGAGTGGtggttttctctttttccttccttgGAATGTTAATCACTGGAAACATCCCG TTTGCAGTGGATGAAATTCTGCCCAACAACGGTTCATATATGACGTTTTTCGCTGGATTGCTCTACTGCTGGATGCAGACAATCATGACCCTGAAGGTTAACTTGAAGAAAGAGGGAAAGATGGTCGGTCTTCTCCGAGTCCTCTTGTCTACAGCCATCACTGTCTGCCTGACTTTCT ATATCTACCTGATGTTCCATTACTCCTACGAATACGACTACCTTACACCTCGATTCCAGTGGGCCGTAATCATGCTATACCTTGTCTTCTTCAGCACCTTTGCCATTGAATTTAGACACTATCGCTTCAGCATCGAGTGCACAGAGAACTCTGGAGATCTCCTCACAAAGGAAGAATTCATCGCTACCGTGTCTGAAAAGGTCCCACTTCAAGatcattaa
- the LOC114867144 gene encoding transmembrane protein 150C-like isoform X2 produces the protein MLHPWDRVDTMCNLSPWALLPLFSSGFTAAGFWLVDAAMFAPSSCIFSAVMNVSAFLLFAVVFLRYCQLKYRADVHCLNMSGVVVFSFSFLGMLITGNIPFAVDEILPNNGSYMTFFAGLLYCWMQTIMTLKVNLKKEGKMVGLLRVLLSTAITVCLTFYIYLMFHYSYEYDYLTPRFQWAVIMLYLVFFSTFAIEFRHYRFSIECTENSGDLLTKEEFIATVSEKVPLQDH, from the exons ATGCTTCACCCGTGGGATCGCGTAGACACAATGTGCAACCTCAGCCCGTGGGCTCTGCTGCCTCTCTTCAGCTCTGGGTTCACAGCTGCTGGATTCTGGCTGGT ggaCGCAGCCATGTTTGCACCATCCAGCTGCATCTTCAGCGCTGTCATGAACGTGTCCGCTTTTCTGT tGTTCGCCGTCGTCTTCCTCAGATACTGTCAACTGAAATACAGAGCAGATGTTCATTGCCTGAACATGAGCGGAGTGGtggttttctctttttccttccttgGAATGTTAATCACTGGAAACATCCCG TTTGCAGTGGATGAAATTCTGCCCAACAACGGTTCATATATGACGTTTTTCGCTGGATTGCTCTACTGCTGGATGCAGACAATCATGACCCTGAAGGTTAACTTGAAGAAAGAGGGAAAGATGGTCGGTCTTCTCCGAGTCCTCTTGTCTACAGCCATCACTGTCTGCCTGACTTTCT ATATCTACCTGATGTTCCATTACTCCTACGAATACGACTACCTTACACCTCGATTCCAGTGGGCCGTAATCATGCTATACCTTGTCTTCTTCAGCACCTTTGCCATTGAATTTAGACACTATCGCTTCAGCATCGAGTGCACAGAGAACTCTGGAGATCTCCTCACAAAGGAAGAATTCATCGCTACCGTGTCTGAAAAGGTCCCACTTCAAGatcattaa